One Picrophilus oshimae DSM 9789 genomic region harbors:
- the amrS gene encoding AmmeMemoRadiSam system radical SAM enzyme: protein MLSRTEGNKIRCLACYRYCLLANHQSGFCGVRKNEDGLKLMVENLPMGINIDPIEKKPVLHMLPGSRILSFGTSGCNFACRYCQNYEMSQRKKPEGYYMEPEDVVSMAIKYKCDGIAYTYNEPTIFMEYAREIGLIAHKYGLINIFVTNGYETPEAVEEASKFLDAMTIDFKGNGNESFYKSYISIPRPDYIYDTINLAFKKNIHVEITDLIIPEIGDDLESASYMLERIKNISDEIPVSFLKYHPDYLLKIHETDFNTLLRHYELARSIGMKYVYIGNVLSRYENTYCPNCNNLLIKREWFSSYIKGIDLNGKCKKCGYDTKIILKKRPVIVR, encoded by the coding sequence ATGCTTTCAAGAACCGAGGGAAACAAAATCAGGTGCCTTGCATGCTACAGGTACTGTCTCCTGGCGAATCATCAGTCCGGGTTCTGCGGTGTAAGGAAGAACGAGGATGGCCTGAAATTAATGGTTGAAAACCTCCCGATGGGTATAAACATAGATCCAATAGAGAAAAAGCCCGTTCTTCACATGCTTCCCGGATCAAGAATACTATCTTTTGGCACATCCGGCTGCAACTTTGCATGCAGGTACTGCCAGAACTATGAAATGAGCCAGAGAAAAAAGCCTGAAGGCTATTACATGGAACCCGAGGACGTTGTATCAATGGCAATTAAATACAAATGCGATGGCATCGCATATACATACAATGAACCGACAATATTCATGGAGTACGCAAGGGAAATAGGATTAATAGCACATAAATACGGTCTTATAAATATATTTGTAACAAATGGTTATGAAACGCCGGAGGCTGTTGAAGAGGCATCAAAATTCCTCGATGCAATGACCATAGATTTCAAGGGCAACGGTAATGAATCATTTTATAAAAGTTATATATCAATACCAAGGCCGGATTATATTTATGATACAATTAATCTTGCATTTAAAAAAAATATACATGTGGAAATAACAGATCTAATAATACCTGAAATAGGTGATGATCTTGAATCAGCAAGCTACATGCTTGAAAGAATAAAAAATATATCGGATGAAATACCGGTAAGCTTTTTAAAGTACCATCCAGATTATCTATTAAAAATACACGAAACTGATTTTAACACACTTTTAAGGCATTATGAACTTGCAAGGTCCATTGGCATGAAGTATGTTTATATAGGCAATGTTCTATCAAGATATGAAAACACATACTGCCCAAACTGCAATAATCTATTAATAAAAAGGGAATGGTTTTCATCATATATAAAGGGCATAGATTTAAATGGTAAATGCAAAAAATGCGGTTATGATACAAAGATAATATTAAAAAAGAGACCTGTAATAGTAAGGTAA
- a CDS encoding MqnA/MqnD/SBP family protein, with amino-acid sequence MVSIRVGALADSGDLYPFIPLIKGWVKSDIDIDFEFVPTVQEVNDRIVKKELDVSVPSAALYPYIQNDYYILENAVASATDGITGMPVLSISDIDKEDIQNKNLVVHGMNTTAFTLYKLFFPRYKKLIVVHRVLDEVNELVKNDGVMVAVHELKAMYQLKKLGINVNRIISMWDLWKNASNNMPMPMGMVVISSSMGHENAMKFKEAYLKSKKYAEAHMNEVIPEDVKIMRDVQNADLDESVIKGTIGADISEYNVNLDDVKSGLKFFYNFAAEKNVLPKVSSLNFI; translated from the coding sequence ATGGTTTCTATAAGGGTTGGTGCCCTGGCTGATTCAGGAGATTTATACCCGTTCATACCATTAATAAAGGGCTGGGTTAAATCAGATATTGACATAGATTTCGAGTTTGTTCCAACGGTTCAGGAGGTAAATGACAGGATCGTTAAAAAGGAGCTTGATGTTTCAGTTCCATCGGCCGCGCTTTATCCATATATACAGAACGATTATTATATACTTGAAAATGCGGTTGCATCTGCCACAGATGGTATAACAGGCATGCCAGTTCTATCAATATCTGACATAGATAAAGAGGATATTCAGAACAAAAATCTTGTTGTTCATGGCATGAACACAACGGCATTTACACTTTACAAACTTTTCTTTCCAAGGTATAAAAAATTAATTGTTGTTCACAGGGTTCTTGATGAGGTTAACGAGCTTGTTAAAAATGACGGAGTCATGGTTGCAGTTCATGAATTAAAGGCAATGTACCAGTTAAAAAAGCTTGGCATAAATGTAAATAGGATAATAAGTATGTGGGACCTCTGGAAGAACGCATCAAATAACATGCCAATGCCAATGGGTATGGTTGTTATAAGCTCATCAATGGGACATGAAAACGCAATGAAGTTCAAGGAGGCATATTTAAAAAGCAAGAAGTACGCCGAGGCCCACATGAATGAGGTCATACCAGAGGACGTAAAAATTATGAGGGATGTCCAGAACGCCGATCTTGATGAATCGGTAATAAAAGGCACAATAGGCGCAGATATAAGCGAATACAATGTAAATCTTGATGATGTAAAATCAGGTCTAAAGTTCTTCTACAATTTTGCAGCCGAGAAAAACGTTCTTCCTAAAGTTTCATCCCTAAACTTTATATAA
- a CDS encoding carbon-nitrogen hydrolase family protein has translation MIRIALTQIHSSMDKESNLEKLRKYTEIAASNGADLIVFPEYFMFYSNDKKYLNENAEPINGIWVKNVIKIFNENSISGIVCINELNDNNVFDTAVYISGDVKGYYRKKMLYDAFGYRESDIYKSGNGPFNLYRINDISFGILICYEIRFPELFRNYSKNGADMIIIPSGWFSGPVKEEQWLSLLRARALENTVYIASSNQIYGDFTGISAVADPIGIISERAGESETMIFYDVKKERINDVRQKMPLLEQLNNLR, from the coding sequence ATGATAAGGATAGCATTAACCCAAATCCATAGTTCAATGGACAAGGAAAGTAATCTTGAAAAGTTAAGAAAATACACGGAGATTGCAGCCAGCAACGGTGCAGACCTAATAGTTTTCCCTGAATATTTTATGTTTTATAGCAATGATAAAAAATATCTAAATGAAAACGCGGAACCTATTAACGGTATCTGGGTAAAGAATGTTATTAAAATATTCAATGAAAATTCCATAAGCGGCATAGTATGTATAAATGAATTAAATGATAATAACGTCTTTGATACTGCAGTATACATATCAGGTGATGTAAAGGGTTACTACAGAAAGAAAATGCTTTATGATGCCTTTGGTTACAGGGAATCAGATATTTATAAATCCGGAAATGGTCCATTCAACCTTTACAGGATAAATGATATAAGCTTCGGTATTTTAATATGTTATGAGATAAGATTTCCTGAACTGTTCCGCAATTATTCAAAAAATGGCGCTGATATGATAATAATACCATCAGGCTGGTTTTCCGGCCCTGTGAAGGAAGAGCAGTGGCTTTCACTTTTAAGGGCAAGGGCCCTTGAGAATACCGTTTACATTGCAAGCTCCAACCAGATTTACGGTGATTTTACAGGCATAAGTGCAGTTGCAGACCCAATCGGCATTATATCGGAAAGGGCAGGCGAATCAGAAACCATGATATTCTATGATGTAAAAAAGGAAAGAATAAATGATGTAAGGCAAAAAATGCCGCTTCTTGAGCAGCTTAATAATTTAAGGTGA